Genomic DNA from Azospirillum brasilense:
TTCGGGCGCGCCATTCCTTCCGGTCTGCACAAGAAAGCCGCCCTTAGGCGGCTTTTCTGCTTTCTGGCGTTTGCCGCAAGGGAGGTTCCCTCAGCGGCTTTTCTTTTTCTGCGCCGGGCGTTTCGCCTTGGGCGGTTTGGTCATGGCGTTGAACAGGGCGGTCTGGTTGCGCCGGGCGGCGGCGTTGAACAGGCCGCTCCAGAAACCGATCGCCTGACTGGCCGACCGGTTGGCCATGGACAGCCAGATGCTGTGTGGTGTCCCCTTCATGCTTCCCCCTTTCGAAAGCCCCGCCGATGAATCTCGGCGAGGGGTCAACAGCGCGGTGCGGTCAAGCTCCCGCGACGATCGCGCGGCGATGGCGGACCCGCGTCCAGGACATGGTCAGGCCGACCCGCTCGGCGCAGCCATAATGCCAGGGGCGGTTCTCGCTATCGCCGGCCCAATGCGGTTCCCCGGCCCGCAAAGGTTTCCCGCAATGGCAACAGGTGGGTGGCGCGGGAAGACGTGCGGCGTCCCGTTTCGTCAGCTGGGTCATAGGGCATCTCATCCAGAGCGTCTTATTCCAGGAGGCGTCTCAGGCACGGCGTTTCGGGAAGGCACGGCGTCGAGAAGCGTGTGTTTGGGCAGGTATTCTTGGGCGTGTCATCTTGCGGTGCGAAGAATGACCGCCCGGCCGTCCCGGGGAAACGTCGCAAAGGTGAAATGCCCATGGGGTGCCCCCGACCACAGGGGTATGCCCATGGTCAGGCCACAGGTCGCGAGATCGTTGGCATTAAACGCTTTTTGCCCTTATCGCGAATCGCTGCCGCGGGACGGTGCGCCCACTCTTGATCACACCCCGATTCACAGCCGGTTAACCATCCGAGCCTAGCGTCCGCCCCCTTCGTCGCGGCTTTTTGCTGCGGCGCAGCATTTTCCGAAGGGTGAAGGCGTTATCCATGATTTTCCTGTTGCACCACCTGCCGTCCCTGTCGCTGGTCGCGGTGAGCGGGCTTGCCGGTCTGGCGTTGGGCGTCCTGTCCACGCTGCTGCAGGACCGGCGGGCGATCCTGACCGCGCAGGCCGGGGCCGGCGCGCTGTTCGTGGTTCACTTCTTCGCCCTGGGCGCCCATACGGGCACGCTGATGTGCGCGCTCGGCCTTGTGCAGATGGCCGCCGCCTATCCGGATCGGCGCCCGCGCTGGCTGCGCGCGCTGTTCGCCCTGACCGTCCCGGCGGCGCTGGCCGTCGCGGCGGCGACGTGGCAGGGACCGATGTCCGCCCTGTCGGCCACGGGCTTCATCCTGGGCACCATCGGACGCTGGCAGAGCACGGTCGGGCGGATGCGCCTGTTCTTCCTGTCCTCGACGGTGGTGGGGGCCGGCCACAACGCGCTGGCCGGCTCGGCCTTCGGGCTGGCGTCGGACGCGCTGACCCTGTCGGGCCATCTGCTCAGCCTGTGGCGCGCCCGCCCGCCGGTCCGCCGCCGGGCGATGCTGACGGCGCATTGAGATATGGGAACCGCGCCGGGGAGGATGCCCCGGCGCGGCTTTGACGCTGCGTTCCGATCAGCGCTTCGCTTCGGCGGTGCCGGCGGTTTCCCGGCGCTCCAGATAAGTCTTGGTGAGCTGCGGCAGGCGCTGCTCCAGCCACGCCGCCATTTCCAGTTCCTCGTCCAGGCTCGGCTGCAGCATGCGGGCGATCTCCGGCTCCCCGGCCTGCTCCGCGGCGGAGATCAGGGCGCGGTAGTTGGCGATCTCGAAATGCTCGAAGGAATAGTCGAAGATCGACGCCTTCACGATTTCGTCGGATGCCACGACGCCGGACAGCGACTGGGCGTTGCCGATCAGCATGGCGACGCCGGTCTTGATGGCCGAGGTGTCGGTGCCCAGACGCTGCAGGCACTGCTTCAGCCGGTCGGCCTGCCGGTTCGACACCTCGATGTGCTCCTGCACCTTGGCGAGGACGTCCGGGTAGTTCTTGATGCGCTCCGCCTGACGCTCCAGCATCTCGACGGCCTGGCTTTCCATGGCGTGGGCGTCGCGGAGCCAGTCGATCAGGGTTTCCTTGGTGGTGTTGGCCACAGATCCTCTCCCTCGTTGCGTTATCGGACAGTCCGTTGGGGATGGACCGACAACAGGCGGAGCAGCGGTTCGTCACCATCGGACGATGCAGACCAACCCAACAGGGGCACCCTTCGTATGCATCAAGGAACCTTCACCGGAGCGGCAGGTTTTCAAGTGGTTGGGCAGCCTGCCAGGGGAGGAACCGGCCATGTCGGCAAATGAACCGGCCGTGATGGGAAAAGACCAGATCGTCGATACCCTCAACGATCTGATCCGCATCGTCGAGGACAGCCACGAAGCCTATCGTCAGGCCGCGGAAGCCTTGGAAGACGAGGATCTGAAGGCCCTGTTCAACGACTTGGCGGCCCAGCGCGGCGCCATCGTGCGCGAGGTGCAGCGCCTCGTCGCCGAACAGGGCGGGGCGCCGGACATGGGCGGCACCGTGATGGGCGGGGCGCACCGCTTCTTTTTGGAACTCAAGAACAACGTGCTGGGGCAGGACCGCGAGGCGATCCTCGCCGAGGTGCAGCGCGGCGAGGGCGAATGCGTCCGCGCCTACGAGGAAGCCCTGGCCAAGGAGCTGCCTCTGCCGATCACCGCGGTGGCGGTCCAGCATCTCGACCGCATCCGCGCCGACCGCGACCGCATGACCCTACTGCGCGGTGCCGCGGCCTGATCTGGGATTCCTGACGAAGAGGTAGAACGTTACTCCGCGGCGGCAGACTGCCGGTTCTCAAGATCGGCCAGCAGGGCGCGTTTTTGGCCGGCGTCCATGTGCTTCCAGCCGCGGATCTCCTCCAGGGTGCGCAGGCAGCCGATGCAATAGGCGCGGTCGGCTGTCAGCTTGCACACGCTGACGCAGGGTGACTGGACGAACTCGGTCTCGGTGGGCTGGGTCATTCCGGAATCCAGATGAATGCGGGGCAGTGCGCGGTGGCCGGCGGCGTGGCGCTGGCGCCGCTCCGTCCGGCCGGGCCGGAAGTGCCCGCTCTTGCGGCATTTCGGCGCTTTTGACAAGCCCCACCGACACCATCGGTTATTTTTCCGCAACAATGGGGAGAGCGGATTTCCGTAGATCAACCTACAAGCCATGAATTCGCCAGGAAAATGCCGGAAAGGCGAATTCTTCAGACAAGAAATCTCCCAAATTGGCGTTCAGAACTGTGGTCCGCGGTGTTCCGTGGAGTCCAACGAGGGAGATTTCGGTGAAGCGAAGGTCGGTGGGGATTCTGCTCGGCGCGATGGCGCTGGCGACGGTGTTGACGGCTTGCGGGGTGCCCCCCCAGGCGCCGATGTCGGCGATGCCGCCCGGCGGCGGCCCGGGATACCCGGCGTCCGCCCCCGCGCCCTCCACAAGACAGCCGTATTTCAACGCGGAGGTTGCCGCCGCAGCGCCGGGGCGGTTCAACACGGCGTCGCCGAACGGTTTCGTGCCGGTGGCCGAGGCGCCTGTCTCCACCTTTTCCGCCGATGTGGACACGGCGTCCTACGCGGTGGTCCGCCGCCTGCTGAACGAAGGGCACCCCATCCCCTTCCCTGTCTTGCGGGTGGAGGAGATGGTCAACTACTTCCACTACGATTACCCGCGCCCGGAGTCGCCCGCCGCTCCCTTTCGCCCGACGGTGGCGGTCTATCCGTCCCCCTGGACGGAGGGCGCGCGCATCCTGCACATCGGCATCCGCGCCTACGACGTCGCCCGCAGGCAAAGACCCGCGCTGAACCTCGTCTTCCTGGTGGACGTGTCGGGCTCCATGGCGCCGCAAGACCGGTTGCCGCTGCTGAAGCAGGCGCTGTTGATGCTGGTGGACGATCTGCGTCCGGACGACCATGTGGCCATCGTCAGCTACGCCGCCAACAGCGGCGTGGTGCTGGAGCCCACCGCCGGAACGGACAAGGAAACCATCCGCGCGGCGATCCAGGGGCTGACGACGGGTGGCCTCACCGCGGGCGACGGTGGAATCCAGGCAGCCTATGCGCTGGCGGAGAGGAATTTCGACAAGACGGCGGTCAATCGGGTGGTGATCGGCACCGATGGCGATTTCAACGTGGGGATCGTCGATCCGAAGGAGTTGGAGGCGCTGATCGCGGAGAAGCGGAAGACCGGCGTCTATCTGTCGGTCCTCGGCGTCGGGCTGGGCAACCTCAACGACGTGGTAATGCAGCGGCTCGCCCAGGCGGGCAACGGCAACGCGGCCTATATCGACGGCATGCAGGAGGCCAAGAAGGTCCTGCGCGACGAGTTGTCCTCCACCATGGTGCCGGTCGCCGACAATGTGAAGTTCCAGATCGAGTTCAACCCGGCCCTGGTCGGGCAGTACCGGCTGATCGGCTATGAAACGCGGGCGCTGCGCCGCGAGGATTTCAACAATGACCGGGTGGACGCGGGCGACGTCGGCGCCGGCCATGCGGTGACCGCGCTCTATGAGTTCCTGCCGCCGGGGGCCAGGGGCAAGGGCGTCGATCCGCTGCGCTACGAAGCCAGCCATAAGGTCAAGACGACCAGGGATGCGGCAAACGCGGACGAGTTCGGTTTCCTGCGCCTGCGCTACACGCTGCCCGGTCAGTCAAAAAGCCGGCTGATCGAGCGCCCCATCCGAAAAGGCGCGGCCCTGGCCTCCGTCGAGGCCGCTCCCGCCGAGGCCCGCTTCGCCCTGGCGGTGGCATCCTTCGCCGGAAAGCTGCGCAGCGAGGGAGGCGGCGAGACGATGTCCTACGCGCAGATCGCCGATCTGGCGCGCGGCGCCCGCGGGGCCGACCCCCACGGCACGCGCGCCGAGTTCATCCGCCTCGTCGAACTGGCGGGCAGCCGGGCCGCGCGGTGACGGCGGTCATCGCCTGAAAAGGAAACGGGGCGGCACCGGGCCGCCCCGTTCCTGAACCTCAAGGCGTTCCGCCCCACGCTCAGACGTTTCAGTCGGAGATGTTGGGCGGATCGGGATCGTCCGACCAGTCGTCCTTCGGGGCCGGGTAGCGCTCCAGCCACTTGCGGACCAGGGCGACGTGGCCGGCCTCCTCCTCCGCGAACTCGCGGGCGAGGCGGGCCACCTCCGGGTCCTTGGTCTCGGCGGCGACCGAGGCGTAATAGTTGTTGCCCTGATGCTCGCTCAGCAGCGCCATCTTCAGCGCGTGGTGCGGCTTCATCAGGTAATGGGCGTTCTCGAAGGCCGCGGCCTCCGGCGACTCGGTGGTGGCGTCCCACTGGAACTCCCAGGGGGCGACCTTGGGCAGCGGGCCGAATTCCCGGGCGATCTGCTTGACCTCCTCGGCGTGCTTGCCCGAATAGGTGGCCAGATCGCGGAACAGCTTGGCGACCTCCACATTGTTGTGGGCCTCCATGCTGTCGGCCAGCTCGGTGTAGCGCTCCGCCGCCTCGATCTCCAGGGCCAGCGCGTGGGCGAGGAACAGGCCGACGTTGGCGGCCCCGTTCAGCACTTTCGTCTTCATACCGCGAACCCCTCTTCGATCTGGGCGATGCTGCGGGTGGCCGCCGATTCGGGCTGGAACGGACGGCGGTTGCCGGCGAGGAAGATGCCGAGGCCGAACCCGTCGTCCTCGAGGACGGCGCGCATCGCCTCGTTCGGGTCGTCCGTCGGCTCGCGGCCGTAGGGATGGACCGTGCTCTTCCAATTGCGCTGCTCGGGGCGGAAGGTGACGCAGGGGGACAGGATGTGGATGACCGAGAAGCCGGGGTGCCGCACGCCCTCCACGATCAGGCGGGCGACCTCGTTCGGATTGTTGGAGAAGCCGCGGGCGACGAAATTCGCGCCGCAGGCCAGCGCCAGGGCGACCGGCTGGATCGGGTTGACGCCCGGCCCTTCCGGGGTCAGCTTCGACTCGCACCAGTCGGCCTCGGTGGTCGGCGAGGCCTGGCCCTTGGTCATGCCGTAGACCTGGTTGTCCATGACGATGTAGGTCATGTCGACGTTGCGGCGGCAGGCGTGCAGGAAGTGGTTGCCGCCGATCGAGAAGCCGTCGCCGTCGCCGCCGAAGATCAGCACGTTCAGCTCCGGCCGGGCCAGCTTCACGCCGGACGCCACGGCCAGCGAGCGGCCGTGCACCGTGTGGTAGCCGTAGACGCTGGTGTAGGCGGGGATGCGCGACGAGCAGCCGATGCCCGACACCACGACGGTGTCCTTGCGCTCCAGCCCCATGGTCGCCATGGCGCGGGTGATGCCGGCCAGCACGGAATAGTCGCCGCAGCCGGGGCACCAGATGGGCTTCACGTCGGATTTGTAGTCGCCGGGCAGCGGGCCCACGACATCGTCGGTCAGATGGGTATCCATGGATTTCGTGCTCCGGCCGGTCAGATCAGGGAAAGAAGCGTCTCGTGCACCTCGCGGGCGCGGATCGGCAGCGGGCCGGGGCGGCTGAACACCGACACCGCGCCCGGCAGGTCGTAATGCCCACGCAGGAACTTGTGGAATTGGGCGCCGTGCGTCTGCTCGACGACCAGGACCTTGGTGACGCCCTCCAGCGCCGCGGCCAGCTTGGCCGGCTGGACCGGGGAGATCAGGCGGATGGCGACCAGCCGGGCCTTGGTGCCGGCGGCCTCCAGCCGGCGCACCGCCTCGCGCGACGGGCCGGTGGCGGAGCCCCAGGTGACGACGGCGATCTCGCCCTCGCCTTCGACGTCGGCCCAGGCGTCGCCATAGTCGTAGCTGGTCAGCTTGCGCAGGCGCTTGTCGAGTTGCTTCTGGTGGTCGGACGCCTGCGAGGACGGCAGGGCGCTCTCGGCGTGCTCCAGACCGTCGGCGGTGTGCTCGCCGCCCGGCATGCCGGGGATGGCGGCGGGGGAGACGCCCGATTCGGTGTTGGCGTAGCGCAGGTACTTCGCGTCGCCGCCGAGGTCGGTCGCCAGCAGGCGGTTGGCCTTGTGGGGGGCGTCGGCCGGCTTGTCGACGATGGCGCGGGACTGGCCCATCGCCTGATCGGACAGCACGATGGCCGGGGTCTGCAGGGCCTCGGCCAGATGCACCGCCCACTGGGTGGTGAACAGGCAGTCGGCGATGGAGGTCGGGCCGACCACCAGATGCGGGGCGTCGCCGTGCAGGCCGTAGACGGCGATGTTCAGGTCGGACTGTTCGGACTTGGTCGGGATGCCGGTGGACGGTCCGCCGCGCTGCACGTCGACGATCACCACCGGGGTCTCGGAGGCCACACCCAGGCCGATGCATTCGGTCATCAGCGACAGGCCGGGACCGGCGGTCGCGGTGATCGAGGGCACGCCGCTGAAGGAGGCGCCCAGGCACATGGCGATGGAGGCCAGCTCATCCTCCGCCTGGACCAGCTTGCCGCCGGTCTTGGCGAGGTTGGGGGCCAGCCACTCCAGGATCTCGGTCGCCGGCGTGATCGGGTAGGCGGCGCAGAACTTCACCCCGCCCTTCAAGGCGCCCAGCCCGGCGGCCTCGTTGCCGGAGATGTTCCAGCGGGTGGCGCCCTCCTTGTTGGGGGCGGCCAGCTCCAGGCCGAGGTTCCAGCCGGCGGCCTCCTTGGACCCGGCGTCGATGCCGGCGTTGGACGCCTGGATGGCGGCGTCGCCCTTCTTGCCCAGCGCCTTCTGGATCACCGCGTCGATGCCGGCGCGCGGCAGGCCGACGATCGCCGCGACGGCGCCCAGCCCCACCATGTTGACGCGCCCGCCGGGGATGCGCCCGGCCAGTTCCTTGATCGGCAGCTCGACCTGTCTGGCGCCGCTGGCGGCCAGGACTGCGGGCACCTCGCCCTGGCTGGGGTCGGTGATGATGACGCTCTTGTCCGATAGCGGAAGCTCGGCCGCGAAGCGCTCCACATTCTGCCAGTCGAAGGCGACGATCAGGTCGAAACGGTCTCCCGGACCGTGAACGGGTGTCGGCGACAGGCGAACGAGGGCGGCGGCCTCGCCGCCACGGATCTGCGGGCCGGTGGACCGCGACATCAATCCGTACCATCCCACGTTGGCGGCGGCATCCAGCAGCATCTGTCCGGCGGTCATCGCGCCGGCGCCACCGCTGCCCACCAGGGCAATCGTGACCGAGTCCACTGTCATTGGTTAATCCCTTGCGTCCGAATGTGAGTCGCCCGACGCCCGTACGGCTACGTCAGCATTACGGAACAGGGAAATGATCTGGCGCAAATCGGACGAAAGACGCCACGATTTTGCGAAGTCATGTCATGGAATGGTCCGACCAATGTCTTGCCCGGCGACCATGAATCCCTTTGCACCGACTTTTGTCGGGATTGTTTCCGGACCGGAATGGCAGACGTCTTCGCGGCTTACTCGCTGTAACGTTCTTCCCGCCAGGGGTCGGCGTCATTGTGATAGCCGCGGACCTCCCAATAGCCGCGGCGATCCTCCGCCAGGAACTCGATTCGCTTCACCCACTTGGCGCTTTTCCAGAAATAGAGCTTCGGCACGACGACTCGGACGGGGCCGCCATGGTCGCGGCTGATCGGCTGGCCCTCCCAGCCGGTGGCGAGCAACGCGTCCGCCGCCGCAAAGGCGTCCAACGGCAGGTTGGTGGTGTAGCCGTCCGAGGAATGGCAGAGGACGAAGCGCGCCTCCGGCCGCGGCCGGACGACCGACAGCAGGTGCCGCGTGGACACGCCCTCCCACTGGTTGTCGTAGCGCGACCATGTGGTGACGCAGTGGATGTCGGAGACGACACGCGCCGGCGGCTGGGCCTGGAGATCCTCCCAGCTCCAGGTGACGGGATTCTCGACCAGCCCGTCCACCGCCAGGGTCCAGGTCGCCTCGCTCACCCGCGGCAGGATGCCGAGATCGAGCACCGGCCAGGTCTCCACCAAGCGCTGGCCGGGCGGCAGACGGTCGCGCGCCGGATCGGCGGTCTCCCCGGTCAGGCCCCGGCCCTCCCGCGCCCACTGCTCCTTGGTGGCGATCAGCTTGTCGCGGATCTGGCCGTCATGAGACTCGTCTTGAGGCTCATCCCGAGCGATGTCGTCCGCCATGGCGGTCCTCCGATGGGGTGGATCGGCAGCGATGCCCCTGATGGGCGGTACGGATTTAGGCATGGACGGGCGCCGGTGTCAGCGTCGATCCCGCGCTTTCCGGTGGTGCGAAAGGCTGATCCGCCGGCCGTCCCCCGCTGTTTCCTGTGGTTGGACTGGAAATAGACGGTTCGGACGGTCCCCCTGCCCCTGTTCACGGCCTGCCTTGCTCTGATAGCATGTCCGCCATGCAAGACCTGCCATGTTGCCGCCCATGACCACCGCCCTGTCCGTCGCCCCGCACACCGATGCGGCGCCCTCAGGGCTGGAGAGGGCCGGGCTGGAGAGGGCCGTTCTGGATATGACCCCGGAAGATGTGGCCGGATTGGCTTGGTTGGACGCGCTCGCCACACCGCTGTGGCTGCTCAATCCCGATGGCCTGACCCTGTGGCTGAACGGCGCCGCCCGCGCGCTGATCGGCCTGGAGACCGACGCGCCCGCCGCCGCCGTCCGGGTCAGCCTGTCCGGCCGCTTTCCCGCCGCGCTGGAGCAGGCCGCCGCGGGCCGGACGGTGGAGGCGCGGGCAACCATCCATGCCCCCCTGACCCTGCCTTTGGAGGTGGATCTCCGGCTGGTTCCGGCGCCGCGCCCGGGCGGGCTGATCCTGGCGGAAGCCCCCGCCGACAGCGGCGCCCGGCAGGAGATGATGCGGCTGAACGAGCAGCTGATCGCGCTGTCCTACGCCTATCCCGACATCCGCTTCGAACTGCTGCGCGACGGCACCATCCTCGACTTCGCCGCCGCCAGCCCCGGCGACCTGAACGTCCCCGCCGAGCGCTTCCTGGCCCACCGCGTGCAGGAGGTGCTGCCCGAACCCGCCGCCGGGACACTGGCCGCGGCGCTCGGCCGGCTGAACGAGGGGCAGACGGTCATCGGGCTTGAGTTCTCCCTGCCGCCTCCTGGCCAGACGGAGGCCGGATCGGTGGAGGGCACCAAATTCTTCGAGGCGCGGCTGGTCGCCCTGCCCGACAGCGACCGCGTGATGTGCAGCATCCGCAACGTCACGGAACGGGCGTTGGCGGAAAGCGCGGCCCGGCGCGCCCATCATCTGCTGTCCGACGCCATCGAATGCATCACCGAGGGCTTCGTGCTGTACGACGCCCAGGACCGGCTGGTGCTGTGCAACGGGCGCTATCGCGAGCTGTTCTCCGCCAACACCGACCTCATCACGCTGGGCGCCCGTTTCGAGGAGGTGCTGCGCGGCGGGGTGGAACGGGGCGTCTATCAGGTGCCGGACGGCGACCTGGAGGGCTGGATCGGGCGGCGCATCGAGCAGCATCGCGGCGCCGGCGCCCCCATGGAGGTGCAGCTTCACGACGGACGCTGGATCCGCATCGAGGAGTGGCGGACCCACGAGGGCGGAACCGTCGGCATCCGCGCCGACATCACCGATCTGAAAGCCCGCGAGGCCGAACTGAGCGCCGCCCGCGACGAGGCCGAACAGGCCAACCAGCGCAAGTCCGACTATGTCCACCATCTGAGCCACGAACTGCGCACGCCGCTGAACGCCGTGCTCGGCTTCGCCCAGATCATCCACGACGAGATGATGGGGCCGAACAACCCGCGCTACCGTGAGTATGCCGGGCAGATCGCGGCGGCCGGCGTCTACATGCTGGACCTCATCAACAACCTGCTCGACCTCGCGCGCATCGAGGCGGGTCGGATGGACCTGCATGAGGAGGCCTGCAACCTGTCCCTGCTGGTCGACCTGACCTTCGGCATGATGCAGCCGCGGGCGGGCGAGGCGGCGGTGACGCTGTGCATGGAGATTCCCGACGATCTGCCGAGCCTGCACGGCGACGCCTCGCAGATCCGGCAGATGCTGACCAACCTGATCGGCAACGCCATCAAGTTCGCCCCTCCCAAAGACGGCCGCGTGCGGGTGCGCGCGGAACTGACGGAGGACGGCGGCATCGCGCTGACCGTCGCCGACAACGGCATCGGCATGCGGCCCGAGCAAATACCGGTGGCGCTGGATGCCTTCGGGCAGGTGCATGGCCGCAACCAGGGCCATAACCAGGGCCGTGACCGGACGACGGAGCGCGGCTCCGGCCTGGGACTGCCGCTGACCCGCGCGCTGATCGCGCTGCACGGCGGCAGCTTCCACATCGACAGCCGGGTCGGAGCCGGGACGACCGTATGCCTGACCTTCCCGCCCTGCCGGGTCGGCGGGGCTGCGCGGTCGCCCTGAAGGCTGGAAACGAACCCCCAAAACGCGCAACGGCCGCGCGCGCTGGACGCGCGGCGGCCGTGGACCCACAAGACGAAACCCGCAGGAAAGACGGGTACCTTGTCGAGGCGCGGTGGCTTGGCCTTAGGCGGCCTTGCGGACGGCGGCAGCCTCGGAGAAGACCTTGACGACCTGCTCGACGAAAGCGGCCAGCTCGTCATGGCCCAGCGCCGTGATGGTCACATTGTCCACCACCAGGGCCTCGTCGCTGATCTTGCCGCCGGCGGCTTCCAGCTCGGCGCGGACGGCCTCGGGAGCGGCCAGAGTGCGGCCCTTCAGCTTGCCCGGGATGGCCAGGAGCTGGATGCCCTGGTCGATCGCGGCAATCGGCTTGCCGGCGTCCAGGAAGTGGCCGACGATGCGGCGGGTGTGGGCGCTCTGCTGGAGCTTGGTGACGCTGCGCTCGCCACCCGGCAGCAGCAGCATGTCATAGTCGGCACCCAGAACCTCGCCGACCTGCTTGTCCACCGGGAAGTAATGGCCCCAGGACTTGCCGTGCCAGCCGTTCACCAGACCCTGCTCGGGGGAAATCGTACGAAGAGTAGCGCCGGTCTTGAGGAGAGCCCGTTGCGGCTCCGTCATCTCCAGTTCCTCAAAGCCGTTGGCGACGAGAATGGCAATGCTCTTTCCTGCGAGGGGTTGATCCATACTGTCTTGTCCTTTCATCGTTCAACCAGAATGCGCGGGCCATCGCCGAGGAATGCGCCGTCGGGGAAAAGAAACGGCGCACGCCGCGCAAGGCCTTGCGCGGCGATGGAACCCGCAGCCGGCCCTCGTCCGATGAGGTCCGGCGGGGGGGCAGTTACGCCCCTGATCGGTTTGTGGTGAGCATGGAACACAAGTGGCGGCAACGAGGTCCCAAGTCAATGGCTTATTCCGCACTGCAACGCAGCTTCCCCACCGTCGGGCAGGGCAACCGGCACGGCAATTTCGCGGTTGCGCTCAAGACTTAATCACGATTTCCCGAGTATGACGGTTGGGGTGGCGCAGGTCAGCCATGCCGTCATGGCGCGGCTGTGACAACTAATGGCCGTGATGAAAGAGGGCGAACGCAAAAAGAAGCGGCCGGGGGCGGACCCCCGGCCGTTTGAAGTCAATAGCGTCAGCCGTTCGAAGAGATCCGGCTCGCACACCGGATCGGGAACCACCGGTCACCGGGGCGGCGGGCCGAAGCCAACCGTCCGGAGGATCGGCGCAAACCGGTCATACGGCCCGAGCCGGGGAGGCTGCCGCGATGGGCGGCCGTATGACCCTTTCACACTTTGCGGGGGCAAAGTGCTGTCTCGTCCCAGGCGGGGCGCGTCCGGCGGATGGCACCGGACGCGGCCCGCGGTTGGATCAATGGAACTGGTCGGCCTCGGTGGAGTCCTTGTAGGCGGTGGTGGAGGACTGGCCGCCCGAGATCGCCGTGGCGACCGCGTCGAAGTAGCCGGTGCCGACCTCGCGCTGGTGCTTGGTCGCGGTGTAGCCCTCGGCCTCCGCCGCGAACTCCGCCTCCTGCAGCTCCGAGTAGGCGGCCATGCCGCGCGCCGCGTAGCCCTTGGCCAGCTTGAAGGCCGAGTAGTTCAGGCTGTGGAAGCCGGCCAGCGTCACGAACTGGAACTTGTAGCCCATGGCGCCGATCTCGCGCTGGAACTTGGCGATGTCCGCCTCGTCCAGGTTGGCCTTCCAGTTGAAGCTCGGCGAGCAGTTGTAGGCCAGCAGCTTGTTCGGGAACTCCTTGCGGATCGCCTCGGCGAAGCGCTTGGCCTCCTCCAGGTTCGGACGCGAGGTCTCCCACCACAGCAGGTCGGAGTAGGGGGCGTAGGACAGGCCGCGGGCGATGCAGTGGTCGACACCCGTGCCCTTCTTCAGGCGGAAGAAGCCCTCGGAGGTGCGGCCGGCGTCGAAGTCGATGAAGGGATGGTCGCGCTCGTCAACGTCGGAGGTGATGAGCTGCGCGGACTCCGCGTCGG
This window encodes:
- a CDS encoding PAS domain-containing sensor histidine kinase, which gives rise to MLPPMTTALSVAPHTDAAPSGLERAGLERAVLDMTPEDVAGLAWLDALATPLWLLNPDGLTLWLNGAARALIGLETDAPAAAVRVSLSGRFPAALEQAAAGRTVEARATIHAPLTLPLEVDLRLVPAPRPGGLILAEAPADSGARQEMMRLNEQLIALSYAYPDIRFELLRDGTILDFAAASPGDLNVPAERFLAHRVQEVLPEPAAGTLAAALGRLNEGQTVIGLEFSLPPPGQTEAGSVEGTKFFEARLVALPDSDRVMCSIRNVTERALAESAARRAHHLLSDAIECITEGFVLYDAQDRLVLCNGRYRELFSANTDLITLGARFEEVLRGGVERGVYQVPDGDLEGWIGRRIEQHRGAGAPMEVQLHDGRWIRIEEWRTHEGGTVGIRADITDLKAREAELSAARDEAEQANQRKSDYVHHLSHELRTPLNAVLGFAQIIHDEMMGPNNPRYREYAGQIAAAGVYMLDLINNLLDLARIEAGRMDLHEEACNLSLLVDLTFGMMQPRAGEAAVTLCMEIPDDLPSLHGDASQIRQMLTNLIGNAIKFAPPKDGRVRVRAELTEDGGIALTVADNGIGMRPEQIPVALDAFGQVHGRNQGHNQGRDRTTERGSGLGLPLTRALIALHGGSFHIDSRVGAGTTVCLTFPPCRVGGAARSP
- a CDS encoding DJ-1/PfpI family protein codes for the protein MDQPLAGKSIAILVANGFEELEMTEPQRALLKTGATLRTISPEQGLVNGWHGKSWGHYFPVDKQVGEVLGADYDMLLLPGGERSVTKLQQSAHTRRIVGHFLDAGKPIAAIDQGIQLLAIPGKLKGRTLAAPEAVRAELEAAGGKISDEALVVDNVTITALGHDELAAFVEQVVKVFSEAAAVRKAA